A region of the Hydra vulgaris chromosome 12, alternate assembly HydraT2T_AEP genome:
GGGTATTTTTACTTCACCTCTCTTTTCCAACTTTTACTAGTTGTAACGAAATTGCATTTATTACTTCATATTTTTCGAGAGTTTCTTCAATAACAGTTTTTCAATAATGccaataataacttataatacacgttttaacattttattggcACATTTCCAATTCAGTATTTTCATGTGGATGCTTCTCATCTAAATCCATTTTTTTGCACTCGTTTTTCAAATGACGAGGAAAcccactctaaaaaaaaaaacctttggcACATTATTTTTACACTATAACTTTTACAAGTGGCAGATTctccagattttttttaatattgaaataaatgacatattaataacaacaacaaaaaatacattgttaaaagtaatTCTAGGGGCCTTCCATAAAAGACGTCACCATTTCTTAGCTTctcatttgtttataatttaggcatttttattaaatttttttacatgaattACATTTTTCTGTGTTCGAATATCATTCAAACACagaattaaaacaaagaaagttTATTGGGTATTTCCACGTTTGTTTCAGTTGTTTATTCTTGTAGGCCTCCGTgtcatattacttttattttatatattaaatttaatcaaagtgTATTATGGGAACTTACCTCACTCTTCGTTCAtccaaagattttttaaataatggtcAATAATTATGATTGGAATAGGGCAGTCTGATTTGTTTgaaatagtaatattatttgtaGTAATAAGGCCTTCCGTTTTGAATACGTCCTCATCGAACCATTCAGCAAAAACCGCGTTCTCTTGTACCGCGATTACGACCATTAATTCTCTTTTGCGTTTCACGGCGATTCGAAAAGATctaactttttgttgttgttgtttaggtgccctaagaagacctaatggtcttgtcacagagcaccgcggaagtgcatttaaccaggaaattcacgcctccttccttaccgtgacgcgaaaatatgtccagagcacGTTTCGAATCTGGTTCTCCTGCTTCTTAAGCAAGCGTTCTTACCACTGCGCCTCGGCCGCCGCACTTAACTTGCGAAAGGGCAATAGCCATTTGGTTAATAAAATTGGAATGAATAATGCtgacaagattttcaaaaataacttggGAGGCAAAGTAAAAGTTACAATGCTTACAGATTCTCTGAGACAAACTTGATTGCACAGAGAGACAAAACAAATCGTAAGGAGGAAGTTTGAATGATTTCTATGATTGAGGAGTGGTTCTCTGAATATAGGAGGCAATGAGAAAAAATACAGAAAGAAAACAATTCTTGCTGGTGACGTCTGAAACGGCTACAGCTTTTTAAACCATCTTCTGATTAGCAGATTGGAAAAGATGGAGGCAAAAATCGACCGGGAATAACATGGAAATAAGAGCTCTTTTTCCAAGAACAACATCCAGAATCCTCATATTTCACAATTTGCGTAAAATATTGGTTGGTGCGCACATGAGAGGCAAACCATTCTTGATCCTTTGAAAAGATCCTATGACAAGCATCGAGCTCAGTCTTGCAGTCTGGATTGATGTACTTAACCGCTGTTGAAAACTGATCGAATATCAGACCTGAAAAGATTAAGACACAGATATTCCAGCGAAATCAAAGTTCTGTTTCTCCAAAAGAAGATCCACTGTCCTACCTTAAATATAAGTTGCAATGCAAATAATTAGTTCCTTAAGTCTTGcgatataattatatatatatatatatatatatatatatatatatatatatatatatatatatatatatatatatatatatatatatatatatatatatatatatatatacagttgtgGATAAAATAATAGTAGTGGCTAGTAAAACAATGATTTgtgataataatttaatgtgaatttaaatataatttaataaatttaggcaTAACAGTAATACAAACACTGAATAGTGAAATGGGAGTAAAAAATGTTGGTAACACTGTTCAAATTACTTTAGGGAAGTCCCAAATTTTATATACGAACATATCTAGATTTGTAGGTTAAAATAACATATCTGTTGTTTcctatcaatttatttatattagctttttgtttatttggttTTAGTAAGGCTAATTAAGGTGGTACATAGgtatataaaactgaaaaaatcaatttttggaAACTATACTTATTCTATTCAAAAtttactctagattctatttattgtaatatcttttaataaaacccTCTGTAAAggcttaaaaatttgaattttgtactagtactttattttaaaatcattgcaACGCCCTTAGCAACAACATTTTACCCTTACATTAACCCTataaaaagtagtttattttattgattctGTATTTATTATCCTTTATAAAAACGTAGTGTGTATGTagctttatataaagttattacatAATGACTAAACGATATAATTTCAAACCACTAATCACGTTTGTTAGTTTTAGAGAAACAGTATTTCTTAAGAACTATTTTTTCttggaataatatttttatatgggtTCTTctaaaagaagagaaaaaaaaggatTGTCTGTTCGAAAGTATTGGGACGTAAAAAATCAATAGATATATCTTCTTCAGAAACAGGATCGCAGATCAGGATTTTTCTGATTCAAACTCGCGGTTTgaatcagaaaaataaaaccCGCATACAGAAATGAACATTAAAGCTAGTGACAAAggtaaaaaacaaagaaagagATTTAGAGCAACTAGAAAAGGTTTTGATGACAAAATTAAGGACAAAGAAGGCAAAGTTTATGGACaaggagaattttaaatttaatataatttgttttttgacttTACAATTGATTTTCTCCACTCAAGGTTTTTGGATCTTCTGGCAAGGATTCTGAAATAAGTATTTGAGCTTTTTCTATCAAATTTGGACCAAGTGTTCCCTGATATAAGTAGAATGTGCTGAAATTcagaaaatgtttaatattttattttaaagactttaattttatattattcaatGAAAAATTTTGTCGTATTTATTGTGTACATCTGCAATGGAGTAGTGTGAAGTAAGTATTTTGagaacctttttatttttaatttcagcacATAAAGTACCATATAGACTTAACTTTGTGAAAGTTTCAGATGCTAACTCTTTTTCGTTTTTTAGTAATCTTTGCCAGAATATAGTTCCATTTTAGCTAAAATTGGCTTTAATTAGTCCTAATtaggtacttttttttttttatatatatcatttcAAATGTCCAATAACAATTTAGAaacataaaatatcaaaaaaaatactataacaaaCAAATTCGTCTATTTACCTATGTACCACCTTAAAGGTAAGATTAATTTTAGtgttaatttaatgaaatatataaaataatcgtataaatttattttaaaatagaaattatgGGTCGTGCAAGCATTGTAGTGCAGAAAAGAGACAActaatcattaaattaaaacaagaagGGAAAACACACAAATTTATTCAAGAGACATTAAGTTGTTCTCATATGATGATTAGAAATGCTCTAAAACGGAAAAATGTAGGCAAAACAAGGGGCTGAAAACAAAAAACGACTGAACATGAAGACAGATTGATAAAACGTGCTGCTGTTGCCAATCCTTTTGTAACTTCCCGCCATATTAAAGAAGATTTAAATCTAAGCGTTTCTTCGAGAATAGTACGTAGGCGGTTGGTACAAAGTAAGTTAGTCGCCAGAAGCCCAAGAAATGTTCCCCTTTTGAAAAAAAGGCATGTGGTAGCAAGATTACATTTTGCAAAAACGAATGCAGATTGGCCTGTTTCAAAATGGCGTAATATTTTGTGGTCTGataaaagcaaaattgttttatttgagtCAAGTGGACGCAGGATGTATGTAAGGAGGCCACCTAAGTCTGCATACAAACCGCAATATAccataaaaactgtaaaacatggcggagcaaaaataaatatttgggGTTGTTTTTCTTATTATGGCGTAGGGCCAATTTTTAAGATTGATGATATTATGGACCAAGACATATACCttcaaatattacaaaaaccATGTTGCCTTATTCAGAAGAAGATATGCCCCTAAGATGAGTTTATATGCAGGATAACGATCCAAAGCATACCAGTCGGAGGGTAAAAAGTTGGTTCATCGAAAATAGGGTTGCAGTTATGGATTGGCCTGCACAGCCACCGGATCTCAATCCGATCGAAAACCTTTGGACGGATGTAAAAGAAGCAGTTTAtagtcaaaaaacaaaaaatcagcaGGAGTTACGGCATGTTGTCCAGAATGCTTGGAACAACATTCCTTTAGAACGTTGTCAAAATTTGATTAACTCAATGCCAAATAGATGCAAAGCTGTGATAAAAAACCGGGGGCATGcgattaaatattatttttttactattgtttaattaaatttatctcatttttttgttaataaaataaattatttgcaatataacattaaataaattaatactacTATTAATATGTCCAACCCGTTTTTTATACTTAAGTTTAAAAAGGATATATTTAGACATAATATAGACCAATAGAATTTTTTGTTAGCTAAAGTTGTACTCTTATCCTATGCACTTCAGATTGCCTATTATAGTGGGCAGCAGATCCATACAGGCAACCAATTCCGCCACGTACATGTatataattaattgtaatatattcaatataaataaatatgtatatatatataaatatatacacatatataagcgaaaataaaatttaaataaatatcaacacgaatattttttctttaattacgataaataaaaacattacgTTCTCTAACGTTGAATTCATAAAAACACGTTTACATTGTTTTccatgttattaaaaataaaataaatccatAACGTGACGTCTCTTTCTGATGATCTCCTTCTCttcaaaatataagaaaatgcaaaatgcatttttttaaattttgaagaaaagtaatacttgttaaaaaacttcaggATCCCGTTTGATAAACCTTGATAtgtatacttttgttttattatctaGTAATACGATACAACTCAGTATGCTAGGTATATGAATTTTGGTATTATATACTTGTAAATCtatttatacttgtaaatactattcaacaaaatttacattttattaaattatgaaGGGATGGACAGATGACGATGAGTACAGGTCGACAATGAATGCATAGTCCCCATAATGCAGTTTATGACTTATATGCGTTGCATGGTCAAGTATTTCTAATGCAATTTTgagcaaaattttattagaaacaataaaaatataatttactaaataaaaacattctagggatttgcatttaaattatttatagtattacttagtttgtaaacaaaatagaacacaaaagtaaaaaaatgttttcaaaaccattGGCATCAAAAATAATGACATCCGAAACCGTCGCAGATGCATCAGCTTAATGGTCAATGCATCGGCTAACAGATACCGATTATCCCTACTTTAAACCCTTTTTCACGAAATAAATCAAcactttacaatatttttatatatatatatatatacgattaACATAACTCGGGAATAAAAAATGTTAGCTGTCAAGcctaatttaacaaaattatttatcatgGCTATCCTGTTATCACGCAGTATAATTTTCTAACTATagttcattatatatatttacattgaataaataaatctcTGGCATCTATCTACAAATATGTATCTGCGTATCTAAATATCACGTCACCTTTGCTTTCTTTGCAACATCAAttctagtaataaaaaaaaaaacgccgTAAAATCAATAATACAAAGGGATTAAATCTTTTACCATTTTAAAACACACATACGACTTTTACCTTTGATCACCTTGTCGTTTTAGTTTATTATCAGGTAAATCCTTTAGATctaagaacaataaaaaataaataaaaatagtactAAGACCTATactaaaatttgtataaaagtaaagaatatattaataatggatacaaaacagtaaatttttaaacctagccgttttaaaatcaaaagctCACCTTGTAGCCATCTAACCTGTGTAGCAGGACCGTAcctaaaaaaagagataaaatatTAGGACtcactaaaattttataacgaaatctaatattttagaactccttaattttaattaccCTTTCTCATTTTTAGCAGCAATTCTAAATATAATTGCAGGCTTAGTAGAAAAGTCGACATGCGCATTTTTAAGAGTATCTGCTGTCACAGTACACGAAGAAATTGATCCACAATAAACGCGCACAAATGTTAATTGTGTTTGAGTGGCTTCTTTACCCCCTTTTTTATTATCAACAGCTAAGTACACTGCATACTCAAGAATTTTACCAGCACTATTTGTTGGAGGTTCCCATGACAAATGAGCTCCAATTTCATTCTATAGTtaataaatcttataattttattttatttaagaaattatttaaattatgcagcAATAAATTTTGCTTGAAAAATCAATATACTAAGAAAAAGTTCATTTATAAAGTATCTGTTAAAAAAGAACTTGACTACCTTAGTAATTTTGATCGCACACGGTGCTCCAGGAAAACCTAAAAATATTCTAGTCTATGATATGACTATTAcagtaaattataaacaaataggataaaacaaaactttaaataaaagaaacgaTTGCATAGTAAAATGCACAAACCTGGAACACAAGTCTTAAATGCTGCTATATCACTATATGCACCTCTTCCACAAACATTTATTCCAGCAACTCTAAACTTAAAAGCGGTACCAGGTTTAAGTTCAACCTTACGCATCCCTTTATAATCGCCATCAGAGACTACATTATCTCCctacaaacaaaaacaaaaaaaaaaacaaaaaaaacttatgtatatatataattatatataaataaaaatatatattatataaaaaattatatattataaaaaacatattatattaaaaaaatataaatataattatgtataaaaaactatatatataatcataaattCAACTAAGTAAACATAAATCAGTTTAATGgctttacatataaataaaatttttacattattatcgCCTTCTTCTACAGGGACATAGTAGTGAGAAACAACAATTGATGTATTAGTTGTCATAGCAACATCAAACCATGGGATTGGTTTATTTAGAgcctgaaaataaaaaaattaaattcattagaTATGAagaaaagctaaaaacaaaaaaataataatttaaaaattaaattgaagttCATCTTTGAAAAATACCTTCTTTCCAGGAGGTACTAATACCGGGCTTACGGCTATTCCATCTGTGTTATGCGCATTTCCAACAAGTAATGGGTTAGTTGCAATAGGGGAAGATGTAGCAAGTGCTGCCAATGTTGAAAGAGGATCGCTGGAAATATCTGCTGCTGGAGCATTTTGTatgatattaatattttcagcATAAGATGCCAATTGTGCAAGAGTGGTTGCAGCAACAGACTCAATAGATGCATCTGcttcaattatttcattttttatttccgGTTTTTCTTCTATCATAGAAACATcagtaattttttctaatatattaggTATTGCATTTTGtactttttcatcaaaaagttcgttttcttcatttttaggGGTTTCTGTACTGAATATTGACTTTGAATCAATTTCTTCTTTATATACTAATTCCCTCtctaaaagtaaagtttttgaaacttcatttttaattgttttttctaaagtatcTTCAGCTAAAGAATTATGAGTACTGACTGAATCAGAGACAGATGTTTCAACGTGTAAAGCTTTTGTATTGTTAGACTCTTTATTATCATCTGAAGaagttacaaaattattatcaacTGAATTAACTTTTGGTAATTCAATATGTTTCGCagtatttaaacataaattattttcttgagCAGAAATATTCTCTGTATCAATAAGTTCAGTTGTCTCTGGAGAATTTGAATTAACttgaagtttatttatatttgaaactaCTCCTAGATTTGAAAGAGCTGACGGAAGTTGTGGTCTAACAGATGGAGTTTGATTTAAAACACCTGAAAGATTCTTAGATATTCCTATACCAGATACAAGGGTACCCATAGGTGAAATATTAGAGGATTGAGTGGTAACAACAGCTTTTGAAgcatttaaaaatgatgaagtgtttatagattttatagaatttaaagctattttttgTGGAAACTGCAATGAAATTAACTTTGAGGGACTTGCTGATACACTGATTGTAGGTTGGTTTGTTGCGTGAGCAACACTTACATCATTCATTACAGACAAAGCTGCAGTTTGTTTCCCTCCATTAGTAGCagaatttataactttttgaacCTGACTTTGTCCCTGTTGAACTTTCAACAGGGCAGCCATTTGTTGAGGTGTGACACTAACAGTAGTTCCTGCATTTGTTGCAGAAGTAGAATTTGGACCAATAGCACGAATAAATGTCACAGTTTGTGCAGGACCACCACTGCTGCTTGGAAGCTGAGCTCTTACAAGTGCATATTGAGTAGCAGCAGGTGAAGATGTCAATGATTTTATACTTAGATTTTTTGTGTCAACAGCCACTGAAACTTGTGATACTATTGAATTGCTAGTTACAAGTGGTTGGGTTATTTGTCCTGATTTACTTGGTGACACAATTTGCACAGTTTTTGTGATATTAGGAGTAAGATTTCCAGATATCTTTCCAGCAGTTAATTGATTAAGCGCTGCCAATGTTATATGCTGATTTTTCTGTCCACCTACTTGGATTGGCAGCTGTGTTAGTCCTTTTGAACTAGTTACTTTAACAAGACTATTAGGTTGAGGCATGGTTAGTTTTGGTCTTGCTGATAGTCCACTAGCAAGAAGAGTTTTAGAAAATGAAAGAGGTGAAGAAAGCTGAATAGAAGTTGCAGGTAATCTTACAACATGACCAGCACTTAAAGCATTTGGAAAATCAGGTGTTGTAGTAGCAGATTTTGTTGTACTCTGTATTGGAGTTGATGGAAGAGCTGGTGGATGAACTTCATATTTTTGAATCTGGATTATGTATGCATCGgctgaaaatatgaaaaacagcATAAGCTTTTTTTCAACCATCAAATTcctaagaaaaacaaattcagAAAGCACCTGTTGGAATTCCTCCCCAGCACACCTCAAGAGTAGTAGTCGTTGCTCTAACAAGTTGAACACGAGAAGGACCAGGAGGACGCTCTGACAAAATAGAATTAAccagtattaaaataaaaataaataatgtaagatAATATAGAAGACAGAGGGGGCTAAGAATTTCACAGTATgcacataaaacaaaataataaagcaaaataatttttaaaaactaagtaGTTgctacaaaataattattaaacaatattaaaattaataaacaacctaatataatttttatagattaacttctttttttacttatgttaGTAATTAAGCAGTAGTAATCAAGTATCTAATGATTGTAATTGCTGTTATactgaacaaaaaatttcaaaatgattttgtaCAAGTTTTTATGTATTATGATTTACACATGATAATTTAcacttgatatatatttatacgtaTATTTATACACGATTAGCAGAGAAAACAgagaaaattttacaaaaaacatcaaTAAGTGTTTAGCCATTTAAATTACACttatagtttttaacaaaa
Encoded here:
- the LOC100204514 gene encoding host cell factor 2, with product MALSNMKWKCVKEPSGPSPRPRHGHRAVSIRDLIVIFGGGNEGIVEELHVYNTATNQWFVPAVQGDIPPGCAAFGFVCDGTRLLVFGGMVEYGRYSNELYELQASRWEWKHLHPKAPENNISPCPRLGHSFTLVGKKIFLFGGLANDSEDPRSNIPRYLNDLYTLDLTAQDNLQWDVPCTYGQPPTARESHSCVLHTAENGKHPRLFIYGGMSGCRLGDVYILDVEKMLWSKPVVHGIAPLPRSLHASVMIGKRMFIFGGWVPVAIDDGKSSSEKEWKCTNTLACLNVEKLRWEAINVEGSEEQMPKPRAGHSAVNVHTRMYIWSGRDGYRKAWNNQVENVCCKDLWYLETERPPGPSRVQLVRATTTTLEVCWGGIPTADAYIIQIQKYEVHPPALPSTPIQSTTKSATTTPDFPNALSAGHVVRLPATSIQLSSPLSFSKTLLASGLSARPKLTMPQPNSLVKVTSSKGLTQLPIQVGGQKNQHITLAALNQLTAGKISGNLTPNITKTVQIVSPSKSGQITQPLVTSNSIVSQVSVAVDTKNLSIKSLTSSPAATQYALVRAQLPSSSGGPAQTVTFIRAIGPNSTSATNAGTTVSVTPQQMAALLKVQQGQSQVQKVINSATNGGKQTAALSVMNDVSVAHATNQPTISVSASPSKLISLQFPQKIALNSIKSINTSSFLNASKAVVTTQSSNISPMGTLVSGIGISKNLSGVLNQTPSVRPQLPSALSNLGVVSNINKLQVNSNSPETTELIDTENISAQENNLCLNTAKHIELPKVNSVDNNFVTSSDDNKESNNTKALHVETSVSDSVSTHNSLAEDTLEKTIKNEVSKTLLLERELVYKEEIDSKSIFSTETPKNEENELFDEKVQNAIPNILEKITDVSMIEEKPEIKNEIIEADASIESVAATTLAQLASYAENINIIQNAPAADISSDPLSTLAALATSSPIATNPLLVGNAHNTDGIAVSPVLVPPGKKALNKPIPWFDVAMTTNTSIVVSHYYVPVEEGDNNGDNVVSDGDYKGMRKVELKPGTAFKFRVAGINVCGRGAYSDIAAFKTCVPGFPGAPCAIKITKNEIGAHLSWEPPTNSAGKILEYAVYLAVDNKKGGKEATQTQLTFVRVYCGSISSCTVTADTLKNAHVDFSTKPAIIFRIAAKNEKGYGPATQVRWLQDLKDLPDNKLKRQGDQRIDVAKKAKVT